A single genomic interval of Centropristis striata isolate RG_2023a ecotype Rhode Island chromosome 8, C.striata_1.0, whole genome shotgun sequence harbors:
- the gem gene encoding GTP-binding protein GEM isoform X2, with translation MLSSVRRHSLRLQSELHRWSICDPGSHLLTDSLLSRVPGCISRSKSCTSSAGESNGSRGSWSSSDSVISTNSAGEPVEPGSPYRVVLLGASGVGKTAFASIFAGAADSMDSDDCELFGDEVCEKEIEVDGEPASLTLLDTWDAETDNEWAQEHYMQTGDAYLLLYSVTDRASFLRASELRITLRRFRPAQHTPIILVGNKCDLVRRREVSVNEGRACAAVFDCKFIETSAAMQHNVWEAFHGMVRQLRLRRDSKEANKRRRYINSNTRRESLPMKAKRFLDKVVAKNNPSVAFWLKSKSCHDLSVL, from the exons ATGCTGTCCAGTGTGCGCCGGCACAGCCTCCGCCTGCAGTCCGAGCTGCACCGGTGGAGCATCTGCGACCCGGGCAGCCACCTGCTCACCGACAGCCTCCTGTCCCGGGTCCCCGGCTGCATCTCCCGCTCCAAGTCCTGCACCAGCTCCGCCGGGGAGTCGAACGGGAGCCGCGGGAGCTGGTCGTCCTCAGACTCGGTCATCTCCACCAACTCTGCCGGGGAGCCGGTAGAGCCCGGGAGCCCGTACCGGGTGGTGCTGCTCGGGGCCAGCGGGGTCGGCAAGACGGCTTTTGCCAGCATCTTCGCCGGGGCAGCGGACAGCATGGACAGCGATGACTGCGAGCTCTTTGGAG atgaAGTGTGTGAAAAGGAAATTGAAGTGGACGGAGAGCCTGCGTCTTTAACTCTGCTTGACACATGGGATGCAGag ACTGACAACGAATGGGCTCAGGAGCACTACATGCAGACAGGTGATGCCTACCTGTTGCTGTACTCTGTGACTGACCGGGCTTCGTTCCTGCGAGCCTCAGAGCTCCGGATAACCCTGCGGCGCTTCCGTCCTGCCCAGCACACACCGATCATCCTGGTGGGGAACAAATGTGACCTGGTGCGACGCAGAGAGGTGTCAGTCAACG AGGGTCGAGCCTGTGCTGCTGTGTTCGACTGCAAGTTTATCGAAACATCCGCCGCCATGCAGCACAACGTCTGGGAGGCCTTTCACGGCATGGTGAGACAGCTGCGTCTTCGCCGAGACTCCAAGGAAGCCAACAAGCGTCGTAGGTACATAAACTCCAACACACGCCGCGAGAGCCTTCCCATGAAGGCCAAACGCTTCCTGGACAAGGTGGTGGCAAAGAACAATCCCAGTGTGGCTTTCTGGTTGAAATCTAAGTCCTGCCATGACCTCTCTGTGCTGTAG
- the gem gene encoding GTP-binding protein GEM isoform X1 translates to MLSSVRRHSLRLQSELHRWSICDPGSHLLTDSLLSRVPGCISRSKSCTSSAGESNGSRGSWSSSDSVISTNSAGEPVEPGSPYRVVLLGASGVGKTAFASIFAGAADSMDSDDCELFGDEVCEKEIEVDGEPASLTLLDTWDAEVRFKKKKNSFTDWCELEDGTVDTLPSMCVSCVRLCLQTDNEWAQEHYMQTGDAYLLLYSVTDRASFLRASELRITLRRFRPAQHTPIILVGNKCDLVRRREVSVNEGRACAAVFDCKFIETSAAMQHNVWEAFHGMVRQLRLRRDSKEANKRRRYINSNTRRESLPMKAKRFLDKVVAKNNPSVAFWLKSKSCHDLSVL, encoded by the exons ATGCTGTCCAGTGTGCGCCGGCACAGCCTCCGCCTGCAGTCCGAGCTGCACCGGTGGAGCATCTGCGACCCGGGCAGCCACCTGCTCACCGACAGCCTCCTGTCCCGGGTCCCCGGCTGCATCTCCCGCTCCAAGTCCTGCACCAGCTCCGCCGGGGAGTCGAACGGGAGCCGCGGGAGCTGGTCGTCCTCAGACTCGGTCATCTCCACCAACTCTGCCGGGGAGCCGGTAGAGCCCGGGAGCCCGTACCGGGTGGTGCTGCTCGGGGCCAGCGGGGTCGGCAAGACGGCTTTTGCCAGCATCTTCGCCGGGGCAGCGGACAGCATGGACAGCGATGACTGCGAGCTCTTTGGAG atgaAGTGTGTGAAAAGGAAATTGAAGTGGACGGAGAGCCTGCGTCTTTAACTCTGCTTGACACATGGGATGCAGaggtgagatttaaaaaaaaaaaaaacagcttcacTGATTGGTGTGAATTAGAGGATGGTACTGTAGACACCTTACCTTCcatgtgtgtttcatgtgtgcgtttgtgtttgCAGACTGACAACGAATGGGCTCAGGAGCACTACATGCAGACAGGTGATGCCTACCTGTTGCTGTACTCTGTGACTGACCGGGCTTCGTTCCTGCGAGCCTCAGAGCTCCGGATAACCCTGCGGCGCTTCCGTCCTGCCCAGCACACACCGATCATCCTGGTGGGGAACAAATGTGACCTGGTGCGACGCAGAGAGGTGTCAGTCAACG AGGGTCGAGCCTGTGCTGCTGTGTTCGACTGCAAGTTTATCGAAACATCCGCCGCCATGCAGCACAACGTCTGGGAGGCCTTTCACGGCATGGTGAGACAGCTGCGTCTTCGCCGAGACTCCAAGGAAGCCAACAAGCGTCGTAGGTACATAAACTCCAACACACGCCGCGAGAGCCTTCCCATGAAGGCCAAACGCTTCCTGGACAAGGTGGTGGCAAAGAACAATCCCAGTGTGGCTTTCTGGTTGAAATCTAAGTCCTGCCATGACCTCTCTGTGCTGTAG